A stretch of the Bubalus kerabau isolate K-KA32 ecotype Philippines breed swamp buffalo chromosome 11, PCC_UOA_SB_1v2, whole genome shotgun sequence genome encodes the following:
- the LOC129623519 gene encoding olfactory receptor 24-like, whose translation MKPGNHTFSVSEFLLLGLSEHQEQQPLLFGIFLSVYLITVVGNIAISLAIVSDPHLHTPMYFFLAHFSLTDLGLSSTTVPRMLVNIQAHRHTITYVGCLSQIYFFLWFIGLDVFLLAVMAYDRLVAICHPLHYTLVMSPRCCILLVVMPLILAQAYSLTHTLLLAQISFCTDNIIPHFFCELLPLLKLSCSDTYANRCVLTYWGGALTVLIPLLIVISYARIVAAIVHIPSASGKWKAFSTCSSHLSAICLFYVSAIGVYFIPSSADSASKDRIAAVMYAVVTPMLNPFIYSLRNRDMKSALKRFLSRRALQSP comes from the coding sequence ATGAAACCTGGAAACCACACATTCAGTGTCTCTGAATTCCTCCTCCTGGGCCTGTCTGAGCACCAGGAACAGCAGCCTCTTCTCTTTGGCATCTTCCTGAGCGTGTACCTGATCACCGTGGTGGGGAACATCGCCATCAGCCTGGCCATTGTCTCTGACCctcacctccacacccccatgtacttcttcctggccCACTTCTCCCTCACTGACCTGGGTTTATCATCCACCACGGTCCCCAGGATGTTGGTGAACATCCAGGCTCACAGGCATACCATCACCTATGTTGGATGTCTGTCTCAGATCTACTTCTTCCTGTGGTTCATTGGTCTAGATGTTTTCCTCCTGGCAGTGATGGCATATGACCGGCTGGTAGCCATCTGCCACCCTCTTCACTACACCTTGGTCATGAGTCCCAGATGTTGTATCCTGCTGGTAGTCATGCCCCTAATCCTTGCTCAGGCTTACTCTCTAACCCACACCCTTCTCCTGGCTCAGATATCCTTCTGCACCGACAACATCATCCCCCACTTCTTTTGTGAACTTCTCCCCTTGTTGAAGCTCTCTTGTTCTGATACTTATGCCAACAGGTGTGTGTTGACATACTGGGGAGGGGCATTAACCGTCTTGATCCCCTTGCTGATTGTCATTTCCTATGCCCGCATTGTGGCTGCCATAGTGCACATCCCCTCAGCGAGTGGCAAGTGgaaagccttctccacctgcagCTCCCACCTCTCAGCAATTTGCTTGTTCTACGTGTCTGCTATTGGGGTGTACTTCATTCCCTCCTCTGCGGATTCAGCCAGCAAGGACAGGATTGCAGCAGTGATGTATGCCGTGGTGACCCCCATGCTGAACCCATTCATCTACAGCCTGAGAAACAGAGACATGAAGAGTGCCTTGAAGAGATTCCTGAGCAGAAGGGCACTGCAATCTCCATGA